A window of Streptomyces sp. SAI-127 contains these coding sequences:
- a CDS encoding histidinol-phosphate transaminase, which translates to MVRVRASLSQLPAYVPGRKLPGAVVLASNESPYGLLPGVAEALAEAAGGVSRYPDLHAASLIEALAAHHGVEPDRIAVGAGSSEVCGQLLHTVVGPGDEVVFGWRSFEAYPILTSVAGGAAVRVPLRDHTLDLDAMAAAITARTRVVFVCNPNNPTSTAVGARALTDFADRVPRDVLIVVDEAYREYADPALVPDGLALLGDRPNVAVLRTFSKAYGLAGLRVGYCVAPPGIAAHVRRTQVPFSVSALAQRAAVVALGEGAEVARRAALTVAERDRVTGRLRALGHDVPDSHSNFVWLPLGAASAPFAGYCADGKVVVRPFPGEGVRVTIGLPEENDALLALAASRQG; encoded by the coding sequence ATGGTGCGTGTCCGTGCGTCCTTGTCCCAGCTGCCCGCCTACGTCCCGGGCCGCAAACTGCCCGGCGCCGTCGTGCTGGCCAGCAACGAATCCCCGTACGGGTTGCTGCCGGGGGTGGCCGAAGCCCTCGCCGAGGCCGCAGGCGGCGTTTCGCGGTATCCCGATCTGCACGCCGCCTCGCTGATCGAGGCTCTGGCGGCGCACCACGGGGTCGAGCCGGACCGGATCGCGGTGGGCGCCGGCTCCTCCGAGGTGTGCGGGCAGTTGCTGCACACCGTCGTCGGGCCCGGTGACGAGGTCGTCTTCGGCTGGCGTTCGTTCGAGGCGTACCCGATCCTCACCTCCGTGGCAGGCGGTGCGGCGGTGCGGGTGCCGCTGCGTGACCACACCCTCGATCTCGACGCCATGGCCGCGGCGATCACCGCGCGGACCCGGGTGGTGTTCGTGTGCAACCCCAACAATCCGACCTCCACGGCGGTCGGGGCGCGGGCCCTGACCGACTTCGCGGACCGGGTGCCGCGGGATGTGCTGATCGTCGTCGACGAGGCGTACCGGGAGTACGCCGATCCCGCCCTGGTCCCCGACGGCCTCGCCCTTCTCGGCGACCGGCCCAACGTGGCGGTGTTGCGGACCTTTTCGAAGGCGTACGGCCTGGCGGGGCTGCGGGTCGGCTACTGCGTCGCGCCGCCCGGGATCGCGGCGCACGTGCGCCGGACGCAGGTGCCGTTCAGTGTCAGCGCGCTCGCCCAGCGGGCCGCCGTGGTCGCCCTCGGTGAGGGCGCGGAGGTCGCCCGGCGGGCCGCCCTCACGGTCGCGGAACGCGACCGTGTCACCGGGCGGTTGCGGGCGCTGGGCCACGACGTGCCCGACTCCCACTCCAACTTCGTCTGGCTGCCGCTCGGCGCGGCCAGCGCGCCCTTCGCCGGGTACTGCGCCGACGGGAAGGTCGTGGTGCGTCCGTTCCCCGGCGAGGGCGTCCGGGTGACGATCGGGCTGCCGGAGGAGAACGACGCCCTCCTCGCGCTCGCGGCGAGCCGGCAGGGCTGA
- a CDS encoding aldehyde dehydrogenase family protein: MRPGPYERHRELLQSVVRALAAGECRRPFTEATGRNAADAGMRSTRTAGKVFRSLLGRPFELGQPGELGRVRTESSPYGLAPPIDYPRCDPAELVAAAGRAAAGWRAAGPYQRAGLAVEILRRLNTRSHELALAVHHTTGQPLQGALRAAGPRAQDRALEAVAQAFAESERVPADLHWKSSERGGEPLQGTCTLVPRGVSLLVGCPDFPLWNGYPGLFASLVTGNPVVVAPHPRSVLPLAITVRVARQALAEAGHSPDLVTLAVAEPERQVHRRLATDPAVRIVDYTGPARFADWLEEHARQATVFANRTGLNTVVVDSTDDYRRLVRGLALASCRCTGTVRTTPQNILVPERGFTTDEGHKTLRDLGADLGDAVDRLLGHPARAARALGAITADEVGGALTDAARYGPVLHASGPVAHPDHPYADLRSPLLVRLRASDERVYTREWPGLVSFLVGTESTSHSLALLRRTVARHGALYASVHSTDPLVLAAAGTAALDAGVHLVENLDDLPADPSSALAELPGSGVNFVTGRFRVVRSRRHAPPTAPVPAPTRLEVDAALADV; this comes from the coding sequence ATGCGCCCCGGTCCCTACGAGCGCCATCGCGAGCTGCTGCAGAGCGTCGTTCGCGCGCTCGCCGCCGGTGAGTGCCGTCGCCCCTTCACCGAGGCGACCGGCCGGAACGCGGCCGACGCGGGCATGAGGTCGACCCGCACCGCGGGAAAGGTGTTCCGCTCCCTGCTGGGGCGGCCGTTCGAGCTGGGGCAGCCCGGCGAACTCGGCCGTGTGCGCACGGAGTCGTCGCCGTACGGCCTCGCCCCGCCCATCGACTACCCGCGCTGCGATCCCGCGGAGCTGGTCGCGGCGGCCGGGCGCGCGGCAGCCGGCTGGCGGGCCGCCGGACCGTACCAGCGCGCCGGACTCGCCGTGGAGATCCTGCGCCGGCTCAACACCCGCAGCCACGAACTGGCCCTCGCGGTGCATCACACCACCGGCCAGCCCCTGCAGGGAGCCTTGCGCGCCGCGGGGCCACGCGCTCAGGACCGCGCCCTGGAGGCGGTGGCCCAGGCCTTCGCCGAATCGGAACGTGTCCCGGCCGACCTGCACTGGAAGAGTTCCGAACGGGGCGGAGAACCACTGCAGGGCACCTGCACTCTGGTGCCCCGCGGGGTGTCGCTGCTCGTGGGCTGTCCCGACTTCCCGCTCTGGAACGGGTATCCGGGCCTGTTCGCCAGCCTGGTGACCGGCAACCCGGTGGTCGTCGCTCCGCACCCGCGCTCCGTGCTGCCACTGGCGATCACGGTGCGGGTCGCCCGGCAGGCGCTGGCGGAGGCCGGTCACTCCCCCGACCTCGTGACCCTGGCAGTGGCGGAACCGGAACGGCAGGTGCACCGGCGGCTGGCCACCGACCCGGCGGTGCGCATCGTCGACTACACGGGCCCCGCGCGTTTCGCCGACTGGCTGGAGGAACACGCCCGCCAGGCCACCGTGTTCGCCAACCGGACCGGGCTGAACACCGTGGTCGTGGACTCGACCGACGACTACCGGCGCCTGGTCCGAGGTCTCGCCCTCGCCTCGTGCCGGTGCACCGGGACGGTGCGCACCACGCCGCAGAACATCCTGGTTCCGGAGCGGGGCTTCACCACCGACGAGGGGCACAAGACGCTGCGGGACCTCGGGGCCGACCTCGGCGACGCCGTCGACCGGCTGCTCGGCCATCCCGCCCGCGCGGCAAGGGCGTTGGGCGCGATCACCGCCGACGAGGTAGGCGGCGCCCTCACGGATGCCGCACGGTACGGCCCGGTCCTGCACGCCTCCGGTCCCGTGGCCCATCCCGACCACCCGTACGCCGACCTGCGCAGCCCGCTGCTGGTGCGGCTGCGCGCCTCCGACGAACGCGTCTACACACGCGAGTGGCCCGGCCTCGTCTCCTTCCTGGTGGGCACCGAGTCGACCTCGCACAGCCTCGCGCTCCTGCGCCGCACCGTGGCGCGGCACGGAGCGCTGTACGCCTCGGTGCACTCCACCGACCCGCTGGTGCTGGCGGCGGCCGGGACCGCGGCGCTGGACGCCGGGGTGCATCTGGTGGAGAACCTGGACGACCTGCCGGCCGACCCGTCCTCGGCCCTCGCCGAACTGCCGGGCTCCGGCGTCAACTTCGTCACCGGCCGGTTCCGCGTGGTGCGCTCCCGGCGGCACGCACCGCCGACGGCTCCCGTCCCGGCACCGACCCGGCTCGAGGTCGACGCCGCGCTGGCCGACGTATGA
- a CDS encoding Lrp/AsnC family transcriptional regulator, producing MSEENSLPTAAAGRTAVPLDDIDRQILSRLLEDGRISVRALAEQVHISRANAYTRIGRLVAEDVITGFTAQLNAQRAGLGTSAYVTLATDQNAWREISRELREIPYVEHVSLVTGDFDVLVLVRAPDNLALRKVVLESIQAVPGVRSTRTWLVFDEVRGRGATWTD from the coding sequence GTGTCCGAGGAAAACTCGCTGCCGACGGCAGCGGCCGGACGAACTGCCGTCCCGCTCGACGACATCGACCGGCAGATCCTGAGCCGGCTCCTCGAGGACGGCCGGATCTCGGTCCGCGCCCTCGCCGAGCAGGTGCACATCTCCCGGGCCAACGCCTACACCCGCATCGGCCGGCTCGTGGCCGAGGACGTCATCACGGGCTTCACCGCGCAGCTCAACGCCCAGCGGGCGGGCCTGGGCACGAGTGCCTACGTGACGCTGGCCACCGACCAGAACGCCTGGCGCGAGATCTCGCGCGAACTGCGGGAGATCCCCTACGTGGAACATGTCTCCCTCGTCACGGGAGACTTCGACGTCCTGGTGCTGGTGCGGGCGCCGGACAACCTGGCGCTGCGCAAGGTGGTGCTGGAGAGCATCCAGGCGGTGCCGGGCGTGCGCTCCACCCGCACCTGGCTCGTCTTCGACGAGGTGCGGGGGCGCGGCGCCACCTGGACGGACTGA